The sequence AGCTGTCGCCCCAGCCAAACTGGTAAATCAACCATAATGGCACCGATAGCGGAATAGAGATAAGCACAGAGTTTCGAATACTGGTGTAATAAGGCAGCTGCGCCACGCAAATCGTCATCAATATGGCGACAACACTATAGGGTATTAAGTAATACAAACTGAAAATAGCGACCAATTGAACAAAGACAAGACTGAGACGTAACCAGGGCTCGTTTTTGTAGGGCTGTTCTCGGGTCGCTATTGTGAAACAAACCATGAAAACCACAAAGAATACTGCGGAAAGGATCCAGTGCGAGCTAAAAAACGGTGTTTGCTCTCTTTGACCTAGTAAGTAAAGACAAAACGAGGACAACAGCGCCCAGGACAGCACCGCAACCCACTGCTCTTGATCGATGTATTTGGATGTAACTGATTTTATATTCATGCGTTAAGTATGCCTGCAGCCCAGCATTTGACAATAGGCCAAAAGTCACGTTTGAGAAAGTGACTTCTTGCACTCACTGACACCAAGTAATAGCCCTAATCTGTAAAAAACAGGAGGGGTTATTATGTTGACACTACACAGCGTTTTACTTTATTTGCACATCGTTTTTGGGGCCATAGCCATGGCGCTATTTTGGATACCGGTGATAACCAAAAAAGGTGCCTTGAATCATCGCCGGTTTGGTAAGGCGTATGTCTGGACCATGAATACGGTAGCGATTTCAGCCATCGTCATGTCAGTCATGGTATTAGTGGCGCCGGGTTATTTTAAAGCGGATATCATTGCCAATAGCCAAAGACCTGAGGTCGTTATCGAGGGTATTCGGTTCTTTTGGACCTTGCTGTTGTTCCTTTCCGTGTTTACTTTTGCGTCGGTTCGGAACGCAACCGTTGTTTTGCGGTCGAAACGAAGTCGCGATAACTTGCGTACATTCAGCTATCTATCGATGATTGGGTGTCTGGCGGTGATGTCTCTGGTACTGCTATGGCAAAGCATGAATACGCCTGCTATTCAGTTTGTCAGCCCTTGGTTACACATTATTTTTGGCATTTTAGGGTTAGTAAACGTGTATCAAATGTTGCGTTTTGCATTTTCGCCCTCAGTTAAGAAGAATGCCTGGTTGATAGAGCATTTAAGTTCAATGTGTGGTTCAGGTATAGCCGTTTATACAGCGTTTTTCGCTTTTGGCGCGCGGCATGTGCTGGCTCATTTAGGGCATTGGCAATTGTTATTCTGGGTAGTGCCGGGTGTTGTAGGTACGGTGCTTATATTTTTATGGTCACAAAAATACGAACAAGGAGAACTCTCGTGAGGTGGCTTTTATTCTTACTTACAACATTAATTTTTGCGCCCGGTGTTTATGCCGAGGTGGAAACGAAACAGGTCATTCAACAGCAGTTGGCTGATGGCTCACTTGATAGCGCTGAAGACAGCGTTGAAGAATGGGTGAAAAAAGAGCCGGAAAACGCGGAAGCCTGGCATACCCGTGGGGTGGTGATGGCGCAACAGGCACAAAATGCCTTTTTCAGTGCGATGAGTTACGCCGGCAAGTCAGTGGACTCCTTTGAGAAAGCCGTTGAGCTGGCGCCTGACAGTATTAAATACCGTCGAGCCCTGATGCAGTTTTATTTAATGGCGCCTTCTATTGCCGGCGGTGATGACGAAAAAGCGCTGGCGCAAATTGAGAAAATGATGGCGTTAGACCCGGCACAAGGGGCGCTCGCTAAAGTTGGGTATTTTCGTAAGCATGAAAAAATGATGGAAGCTGAGTCTTTGCTGGAAGAAACCATAGCAGCACACCCAAATAATGCGGATGTTTTGCTTTATGCCGGTCTACAGAAACAGCGTGCGGAAGAATTTGACGCCGCCTTCAAGTTGTTTGAAAAAGCTAAAGCAGGTGTGTCTGATGACGGTTCGGCAGTCAGTATGGCGTTGTACCAGATTGGAAAAACCGCCGTTTTAGCAGAGAGTCATATTGATGCAGGCATTGCCGCGCTCAATAATTACCTGGAGAAGGCGTCGTTAGAGAATCTACCTGAGCCACACTGGGCTCAGTACAGAAAAGCACAGTTACTCGCGTTAAAAGGCGATACAGAGACGTCAGAGCAACTGCTGGCAGAACTTAAAGGTGTTGACGATAAAGAACTGCAAAAACAGTTGGCGCAATAAGGTTAGTCATCTAAATACCCTCGATTTCGGCCATCCGACTTGGCGCGATACAGCGCCGAGTCTGCTTTGGCTATCATTTTCTCGGCAAGCGCATCGATGTCTTCGTCAGTTTCTGGGCTATGAATATAGCCTCCGACGCTAACGGTCAAATAGGGGGCTATACCTGAGGTCTCGTGAGATAGTTGTAGCGCTCTAACGGACTCAAGCAAATGGTTAACGCTGTCTTCGGTCTTCTTCCTGTCCGTCGCTGAAATTACAGCAACAAACTCTTCCCCACCGTAACGCGCCACAAAGTCAGTATTACGCTGAAATAAATCAAAGAGGGCATTGGCGACCCCTTTAAGAGCCTGATCTCCCTGTAAGTGTCCGTAATGGTCGTTATAGTGTTTAAAATGGTCAATATCAATAATCAGTAGAGACAGCGCTGACTGCTCTCGCATCGCACGCTGAATTTCATTGTGGATACGCTCGTCAAAAGCACGGCGGTTGGCAATGCCGGTTAAACCATCCTGAGAGACTTGGGCATGAAGAAGCCGGTTGGCTTTTTCCAGTTCACGCTGAGTATGAATAAGCTCTGCGTAGGTTCGTTGTCGCTCTAGCGTATTGGCAATAATATTGGCGACCAATTTTAAACAGCGAACTTCTTCTGGTGTCCACCGATGCTTTTTCTGGACCCTGTCACAGCCGACAAAACCCAGTAATTGGTGCTTGGCTACTATACCCACACAGATAACGGACTTAATGTGTTCGCGCCGGAATTCTTGCTTTTCGGCATCAGCTTCGGGGGGAAGTAATTCCACATCGTTAACAATGAAGAGTTGATGTGTCTTTATTTCATTGAAAAACCAAGGGAGATCATCGATGCCGACAGACTGCAAATCGTCAATGTGTGCTTCAAACCCATCCCGCACCCATTCGTGCGTGTTGGTCATATTGGCAACAGCATCATCAAACTCGAATACATAACACCGATCAGCACCGGCATAGCTGCCAAATGCCTCTATAACTTCCTCAATGCACTCGTAGGTTTCTGCTGGCTCGCTGTTAATTAAACGAGACGAAAGCTCAGATATTAATTGGTTAAAAGTAACTTGAGTATTTATGGCGTCCATGAATCCTTCCGACCGTTTACACTGTCAGTTAAGCACAGACACAACACAAGGTAAATGTTATTTTTGTGTTATTTTAAGAGTTGTTCAGTCTGTGTAAAACGTCCAAATATCAAATACGACCGGTAACACGGAAAAGACTAACAGGAGAGCCATTGAAACATTGAAAATGCGCTGTGCCGTATGGTTGGTCAGTAATTGACGCAAGCCAGCACCGGCAACAAGCCAAACACCAACACAAGGAAAGGCCACCGCTAAAAACGCTGCGGTTATTTCCATGACTTCAGACCAGAGTGTACCCGCTACGGTGGTAAATGCGGCGACTGCGCCGGTCGCCATGACCCAGGCTTTACCATTCACCCACTGAAAGAGAACCGCCTGCCAAAACGTCAGTGGTTTACGGTCACCCTTCTCTATGGCTTTGGGTGTTTGCGAACCAATCACCCAGGCGAGCCACAGCAAATAGAGCGTGCCGGCAATTTTTATCATTTGGTGCAGCAACGGGAATTGTTCCAACACCGAGCCAAAGCCCATACCGACCACCAACACCATCGCCGGAAACCCCAAACAGATACCGAGGAAATGCGGCAAACTGGATTTTACCCCGTAGTTCACACCAGAAGACATGATCATTATATTGTTGGGACCCGGCGTAATGGTGGTCGAAAACGCAAAGAAAAATACCGCGATAAAAATTTCCATAGCCTTCCTTATTACGACATAAAGTGACGCATTGAGTCTTATACTGGTGTCTTTAAAAATATACGATACCATGGCATTTCATGGAACCGGTTTTAAGGAGAGCAGCGAGTGAGTGAATTAACCCCCGGCTTTATTGTCGCGCACGGACACCGTTTGGAAGACTTAACGGATGTGGCCGTCAAATTCACTCAAAATTATCCGCTGGCGCCGCTGGAGCAAGAAACGGTACTGGTTCAAAGTAACGGTATTGCGCAGTGGCTTAAAATTAACTTAGCGCAAGCCAGCGGCATTGCTGCCATGGTCGATGTGACCTTGCCCGCGCGCTTTCAGTGGCAAGCCTATCGAGCCGTGTTGGGCGACGATATCCCGAAAACCTCGCCATTCGATAAAGACCGTCTGACCTGGCGGTTAATGCGTTTATTACCCGAGCTTATTGCCGAAAACCCACACTTTGCGCCGCTGAAGCACTACACTTCGGACGATAATGACGGGCGCAAGCTCTATCAGCTCAGTGGGCGTTTAGCCGATTTGTTTGACCAATACGCGGTGTATCGCGCTGACTGGCTCGACAACTGGGTTAAAGGTCATGACGTTTTGGAAAACAATGAGCCGCTTGAAGCCGAGCAATTGTGGCAGCCGGAACTCTGGCGCGCTGTCAGTAACGACATTGGCATTGATGACTACTGGAACAACCGGGCTGAGCTGCACCAGCGTTTTATTGATACGGCAAAGGCATTGCAGAGCCGCCCTGCAGGCTTGCCGCCCAGAGTTGTTGTGTTCGGTATATCGTCACTGCCGCAGCAAATGTTGCAAGTGCTGGATGCCATAAAAGGCTACACGCAGATTTTGTTATGTGTGCACAACCCGTCGCAATTTCACTGGGCCGACATTGTTGACGGCAAA comes from Idiomarina sp. X4 and encodes:
- a CDS encoding sensor domain-containing diguanylate cyclase; its protein translation is MDAINTQVTFNQLISELSSRLINSEPAETYECIEEVIEAFGSYAGADRCYVFEFDDAVANMTNTHEWVRDGFEAHIDDLQSVGIDDLPWFFNEIKTHQLFIVNDVELLPPEADAEKQEFRREHIKSVICVGIVAKHQLLGFVGCDRVQKKHRWTPEEVRCLKLVANIIANTLERQRTYAELIHTQRELEKANRLLHAQVSQDGLTGIANRRAFDERIHNEIQRAMREQSALSLLIIDIDHFKHYNDHYGHLQGDQALKGVANALFDLFQRNTDFVARYGGEEFVAVISATDRKKTEDSVNHLLESVRALQLSHETSGIAPYLTVSVGGYIHSPETDEDIDALAEKMIAKADSALYRAKSDGRNRGYLDD
- a CDS encoding LysE family translocator — its product is MEIFIAVFFFAFSTTITPGPNNIMIMSSGVNYGVKSSLPHFLGICLGFPAMVLVVGMGFGSVLEQFPLLHQMIKIAGTLYLLWLAWVIGSQTPKAIEKGDRKPLTFWQAVLFQWVNGKAWVMATGAVAAFTTVAGTLWSEVMEITAAFLAVAFPCVGVWLVAGAGLRQLLTNHTAQRIFNVSMALLLVFSVLPVVFDIWTFYTD